Part of the Crossiella cryophila genome, CGCTGCCACGAGTGCGGTGCACCGTGGCAGCGGCCTGTACCCGCGGAAGTCCTGCCGACAGCAGGTCCACGTCGTAGACCTGCTTGTGGTGCACCGGGTCGAAGTCGATCAGATCGTGCTGCAGGACCGGCCAGTTGGGACGGTTGGCTGTCAGTGTCGTGCAGGCGACGGGGCGGTTTTCCAGGAGCAGTTGCGGCTCGAAGCCTGCCTGCTCCAAGCCGAGCGCCAGGCCACCTGCGCCTGCGCAGATTTCCAGCGAGGTAAGTCGTTCCGTCGACATGGTCTGCTTTCCCTTCGAGCCACGGTCGTGATTCCAGGGTAGAGCCGACCACTGTCAATTCCTTGGCGCAGAGCAGGTGCCTCGGTGCAGGCGTCACCGACCGTGGTGATTCCCCTGGGTAGTGCAGGCCACCGTGGTCGTTCCAGGCAGCAGGCCGAACCGCCCGGCCGGGTCCAGCCGCGCCTTCAGCTCGTGCAGCCGGCGCGGGTAGCGGGCCTGGGCCGGGTCGGTGAGGAAGTTGCGGAAGCGGCCGCCGCTGGTCCACGGGGCCAGCGCGGCGAACAGCGCCTCGTGCGCGGCGGCGGTGGCCTGCTCCGGGCGCAGCGTGGTGATGGTGGCCAGGTACTTCGCGTCCCGGCCGCCCACCGCGTTCGGCGCCGGGCTGGCCAGCGCGCCGCCCAGGTGGCGGAGTTCGGTGATGTGCGGGCCAGCCGGGGTGTGGGCGAGCAGGCGGCGGGTGGTGAGGGCGTCGGCGTCGCGGAGCAGGCGGTTGGTGGAGTAGTACGGGGCCGGGGTGGTGGGGTCGCTGTAGATCGTGCCGACCTCGGTCAGCTTCATCGGGCCCAGGGTGTCCAGGAACGGGCCCAGGGCGCGTAGTGGGGTCACCAGGGCGTCGGCGGCTGGGCCTGCCTGGGTGATGCGGATGTGGGCGACGCGGCGGCCGCGGAGCAGGTCGGGCACGCCGGGGAAGTCCGGGTACGGGATGACCGCGATCGAGCTGGTCAGGGTGTCCGGGACGGTCGGGGTCCACTCGGTCCAGGTCCGCAGTGCCTCGGGGATCAGGTCGGCGTCGAAGAACAACCCGCCCGCCCACAGCTCCGGCATCGGGACCAGCTCGAAGGTCAACTCGGTGACGATGCCCAGGTTCGCGCCACCGCCGAGCAGGGCCCAGTACAGGTCCGAGCCGGGGACCGCCCGCTGGAGTTCGCCGTCGGCGGTGACCACCTCCAGTTCGCGGACCCGGTCGGCGGCCCAGCCGAAGGCCCGGCCGAACAGGCTCAGGCCGCCGCCCACGGTGTAGCCGGGCACGCCGACGTGCGGGGCGCTGCCCAGCAGCGGGACCAGGCCGTGCGGGGCGGCGGCGTCGAGGACCTCGCCCCAGCGCACTCCGGCGGCGACCCGGGCGGTGCGTTCGATCGGGTCGATGGCCAGCTCGCGCATCCGGTGGGTGGTGATCAGCACTCCGGGTTCTCCCGTGGGAGCGAGGCCGTGGCCGGTGGACTGGACCGCGACCGGCAGGTTCCGCTCGGCGGCCAGCCGGACCGCGGCCCGCACATCGGCGGCGGAGGTGGCGCCGACGACCAGGGCCGGGCGGTAGCCGGAGTTGGTCTGGAAGGCGGCGCGTTCGGTGTCGTAGCCGGGGGAGTGCGGCTCGAAGGTCAACATGCGGCCCACGTTAGGAGCCGTTCCGGACAGGTTCTGTCCGCAACGGTGACAGGCTGGGGGCATGAGTCCACTGGCCAGGGTCATGCGGTTGCTGTCGTTGTTGCAGGCCCGCCGGGAGTGGTCGGGGGCGGAGCTGGCGCAGCGGCTGGCGGTCACCGACCGGACCGTGCGCCGCGATGTGGAGAAGCTGCGCGAACTGGGCTACCCGGTGCACGCCTCCACCGGCACCGCGGGCGGCTACCGGCTGGTCTCCGGCCGGAACATGCCGCCGCTGGCCCTGGACGAGGAGGAGGCGGTCGCGGTGGCCGCCGGGCTGCTCACCGCGGCGGGCAGCGGGGTCGGCGGGGTGGCCGAGACCGCGGTGCGCGCGCTGGCCAAGCTGTCCCAGATCCTGCCCTCCCGGCTGCGGCACCGGGTGGCGGTGCTGGCCCAGGCCACCGAGTCGGTACCGGCGGTCAGCGGCGCGCAGGTCGACCCCGCGGTGCTGGCCGTGCTGGGCGCGGCGGTGCGGGACGGGGAGCTGCTGGGCTTCGGCTACCGGCGGCGGGACGGCTCGGCCGGGGACCGGCGGGTCGAACCGCACCGGCTGGTCACCGCCTACCGGCTCTGGTACCTGCTGGCCTACGACCCGGAACGGGCCGACTGGCGCACCTTCCGGGTGGACCGGATCACCGATCCGCGCCCCACCGGCCGCCGGTTCCCGCCGCGCGAGCTGCCCGCCGCGGACACCGGCGCCTACTTGGACCGGGTGCTGGCCACCACGCCCTACCGGCACCGCGCGGTGGTCCGGATCGCCGCGCCACCGCGGGAGGTGCTCGGCTGGGTGTTCCGGCTGCTGCCCGCGCGGGTCACCGAGGCCGAGGGCGGCAGCGAGGTGCTGCTGAGCGCCGACCAGCCGCGCGAGGTGGCCAGGGATGTGCTGAGCCTGGCCGCGCTGGGGGCCGGGCTGGAGATCGTCGAGGCGGACGAGCTGGTCCGGGCCGAGCTGGGCGCGGCCCGGGACCGGCTGGGCTAGTCGTCCAGGTCGTCGGCGTCGTCGCGGGCCAGGAAGGTGGCCAGCCGCTCGATGGTGGTCTCGAAGTCCGGGTTGGCGTCGACGAAGGCGCGCAGTTTGTCGGCCACCCAGGCCAGGGTGACCTCCTCCTCGCCGCGCCGCTGCTCCAGCTCCTCGATACCGCGGTCGGTGAAGTACACGGATTTCCTCCGGGATAAGGCCGAGCCGCCAAGTCCACAGTGGACCTGGCGGCTCGGAAACACTTCAAACGATCAGTCGAAAGCCTTGGCGATCAGCGCCGCCTGCTCGACCTCGTGCACCTTGCTGGACCCGGCCGACGGGGCGGCCATCGCGCGCCGCGAGACGCGCTTGAGCCCGGCCAGCCGCTCCGGCAGCAGTTCCGGCAGGGACAGCCCCAGGAACGGCCACGCGCCCTGGTTGGCAGGCTCCTCCTGGACCCAGCGGACGTCCTTGGCGTTGGGGTACTTGTCCAGCACCAGGGCCAGCTTCTTGTGCGGCACCGGGTAGAGCTGCTCGATGCGCACGATCGCCACGTTGTCCGCGCCGCGCTTCTGCCGCTCGGCGTTGAGTTCGTAGCTGATCTTGCCGCTGCACAGCAGCACCCGGTCGACCTTGTTCGCATCGGCCACCAGCGGGTCGGCCAGCACCGAGTGGAACTTGCTCTCGGTGAAGTCCTCGACCGGGCTGGTCGCGGTCTTCAGGCGCAGCATCGACTTGGGGGTGAACACCACCAGCGGGCGGTTGATCCCGTCCAGGGCGTGCCGGCGCAGCAGGTGGAAGTAGCTGGCCGGGGTGGAGGGCACCGCCACGGTCATCGAGCCCTCGGCGCACAGCTGCAGGAACCGCTCGATCCGGCCCGAGGTGTGGTCGGGGCCCTGGCCCTCGTGGCCGTGCGGCAGCAGCAGCACGACGTCGGAGCGCTGGCCCCACTTGGCCTCGCCCGAGGAGATGAACTCGTCGATGATCGGCTGGGCGCCGTTGACGAAGTCACCGAACTGGGCTTCCCAGAGCACCAGCGCGTCCGGGTTGGCCACCGAGTAGCCGTACTCGAAGCCGAGCGCGGCGAACTCCGACAGCGCCGAGTCGTAGACCAGGAACTTGGCCTGGTCGTCGGACAGGTTCTGCAGCGGGGTGTATTCCTTGCCGGTCTTGCGGTCGATCAGCACCGAGTGCCGCTGCACGAAGGTGCCGCGGCGGGAGTCCTGACCGGCCAGCCGGACCCGGCGCTGCTCCATCACCAGCGAACCGAAGGCCAGCAGCTCGGCGAAGGCCCAGTCGATGCCGCCCTCGCGGGCCATCTTGGCCCGGCGTTCCAGCACCGGCTTGACCCGAGGGTGCGGGCTGAAGCCCTCCGGCAGGTTGACGTGCGCGTCGGCGATGTGGGTCAGCGTCTCCAGCGAGATCGCGGTCTTGAGCTTGGTCGGGATGACCTGCTCGGCCTCCACCGACGGGCTCACCACGGCCGGGTGCTTCTCCAGCTCGCGGACCTCGTTGAAGACGTGCTCCAGCTGGCTGCCGAAGTCCTTCAGCGCGCTCTCGGCCTCCTCGACCGAGATGTCGCCCCGGCCGATCAGCGCCTCGGTGTAGGTCTTGCGGACCGAGCGCTTGGTGTCGATCAGGTCGTACATGGCCGGCTGGGTCATCGACGGGTCGTCGCCCTCGTTGTGACCACGGCGCCGGTAGCAGATCATGTCGATCACGACGTCCTTGCCGAAGGCCCGGCGGTACTCCATCGCCAGCTTCGCCACCCAGACACAGGCCTCGGGGTCGTCGCCGTTGACGTGGAAGACCGGCGCCTCGATCATCTTGGCGACGTCGGTGCAGTACTGGCTGGAGCGCGAGTACTCCGGCGCGGTGGTGAAGCCCACCTGGTTGTTGACCACCACGTGCACGGTGCCGCCGGTGCGGTATCCGCGCAGCAGCGCCAGGTTCAGCGTCTCGGCCACCACACCCTGGCCGGCGAAGGCCGCGTCGCCGTGCAGCATGACCGGCACCACGGTGAAGCCCTCGGCGCCCTTGTCCAGGATGTCCTGCTTGGCCCGGACGATGCCTTCCAGCACCGGGTCCACGGCTTCCAGGTGCGAGGGGTTACAGGTCAGCGAGACCTTGACCTCGCCGTCGCCGAACATCCGGAAGTACTTGCCCTCGGCGCCGAGGTGGTACTTCACGTCGCCGGAGCCGTGCGCCTGGCCCGGGTCCAGGTTGCCCTCGAACTCGCGGAAGATCTGCGAGATCGGCTTGCCGACGATGTTGGCCAGCACGTTGAGGCGGCCCCGGTGCGGCATGCCGATGACGACCTCGTCCAGGTCGTACTCGGCTGCCTTGTCCAGCACCGCGTCCAGCAGCGGGATGACCGTCTCGCCGCCTTCGAGGGAGAACCGCTTCTGCCCGACGTACTTGGTCTGCAGGAAGGTCTCGAAGGCCTCGGCCGCGTTGAGCTTGCTCAGGATGTAGATCTGCTCGGCCTGGTCCGGCTTGGAGTGCGGGACCTCGATCCGCTCCTGCAGCCACTTGCGCTCGGCCGGGCCGAGGATGTGGGTGTACTCGATGCCCACGGTGCGGCAGTAGGAGTTGCGCAGCACGCCGAGGACATCGCGCAGCTTCATCCGCTCCTGGGCCGCGAAGCCGCCGACGGCGAACTCCCGGTCCAGGTCCCACAGGGTCAGGCCGTGCGAGAGCACGTCCAGGTCCGGGTGGCGGCGCTGGCGGTAGTTCAGCGGGTCGGTGTCGGCCATCAGGTGGCCGCGGCTGCGGAAGGCGTCGATCAGCTCCAGCACGCGGGCGGTCTTGTCCACCGCGCCGTCCGGGATGTCGGCCACCCAGCGGATCGGCTCGTACGGGATGCGCAGCGAGGCGAAGATGCTGTCGTAGAAGCCGTCCTCGCCCAGCAGCAGCTGGTGGATCCGGCGCAGGAACTCGCCGGACTCGGCGCCCTGGATGATCCGGTGGTCGTAGGTGGACGTCAGCGTGATGATCTTGCTGATGCCCATCTTGATCAGGGCCTTCTCGCTGGCGCCCTGGAACTCGGCCGGGTACTCCATCGCGCCGACGCCGATGATCGCGCCCTGGCCTGCGGTCAGCCGGGGCACCGAGTGGTTGGTGCCGATGGTGCCGGGGTTGGTCAGCGAGATCGTGGTGCCGGTGAAGTCGTCGTTGCCGAGCTTGCCGCCACGCGCCTTGCGGATCAGGTCCTCATACGCCTGCCAGAACTGCAGGAAGGACATGGACTCGCAGCTCTTGATGGAGGCCACCACGAGCGTGCGGGCGCCGTCCTTGCCCGGCAGGTCGATGGCCAGGCCGAGGTTGACGTGCTCCGGCGTGCCGATGGTCGGCTTGCCGTCGGTCTCGGCGAAGAACCGGTTCATGTTCGGGTAGCTCTCCAGCGCCCGAACGATCGCGTAACCGATGAGGTGGGTGAAGGAGACCTTCCCACCGCGGGTCCGCTTGAGGTGGTTGTTGATCACGATCCGGTTGTCCGCGAGCAGCTTGGCCGGGACCGAACGCACCGAGGTGGCGGTCGGCACGGTCAGCGACTGCTCCATGTTCCGCGCGATAGCCGCGGCCGCGCCGCGCAGCGGCTTGCGCTCGCCGGGGCCCGCGGGCTGCTTCACCGGGGTCGCGGTCGCGGCGGCCGACGGGGTCGGCTTCGCCTTGGCCGGGGTGACCGCCTTGGGAGCGGCGGCCGGGGCCTGACCGTTGGTGTTGGTTTCCGGCGCCTTCGGGGGGGCTGCCTGGGTTGTTGTCACAGTGCTGGCGGCGGCCGACTGCGCCGCTGTCTCGCCGGTGTCGGCGGACTTCTGCGTCGGCTTGTAGTCGGCGAAGAAGTCATGCCACGCCGGGTCTACGGAGGTGGGATCAGCGAGGAAGTTCTCGTACATTTCCTCGACTAGCCACTCATTGGGGCCGAACTGTGACGCAGGGCTGCTGCTGGACACGGCCGACACTCGCCTCGATCCATCTGCTCGGGGTAAGACACACTCTCTTTTAGGCTAGTCCTACCGCGCGCCACCGTGGTACAGGGCGGGGGCAGCTCGCGGAGGGCTAGGTCACAGAATCGTTTACTGGATCGTTTTAGTGTGAAATCGGCACCTCAAGCCCAGCTCAAGCGGGGTCTCCGCACCCGCGTGTTGGCCGTTTTGGTACGCCGTGTTGGCCGTTGCGGTACGGCGTGTCCCGTCGCGAGCGGGCTCCGGCGGGCCGCCCCCAGGCCCTGCGGTCCGAGCGTCCGCCCGGACCGCCCACAACGGCCAACACCCCGTACGAGAACGGCCAACACGGCGTACGAGAACGGCCAACACGCCGGGTGGGGTGGGGGTTAGGCGGCGTCTAGGGAGCCGGCGGTCCAGAGGCGGGTGTAGGCGCCGCCCATGGCGAGGAGTTGGGTGTGGGTGCCTTCCTCTTCGATGCGGCCGTTGGCGAGGACCACGATGCGGTCCGCTCGGGCGGCGGTGGCCAGGCGGTGGGCGACCACGAAGGTGGTGCGTTCGCCGCTGAGGCGGTCGCTGGCGTCCAGGACGGCGGCTTCGGTGGCCGGGTCGAGGGCGGCGGTGGCCTCGTCCAGGAGCAGCAGGTCCGGGTCCACCAGGCGGGCTCTGGCCAGGGCGACGAGTTGGCGCTGGCCAGCGGAGAGGCCCTGGCCGCGTTCGCCAACCGGCTGGCGGAAGCCCGCGCGCAGGCCGGCGATCATGGGTAGCGCGCCGACCGAGCGGGCGGCTGCCTCCAGGTCGGCCGGGGTGGATTCCGTTCTGCCGTAACCGATGTTGCCCGCCACGTCGCCGGTGAACAGGTGTGCCTCCTGCGGCACCACGCCCAGCCTGCCGCGGTAGCCGGGCAGGTCGTAGGCGCGGATGTCCACGCCGTCGACCAGCACCGCGCCCTGCGTGGCGTCGTAGAACCGGGCGATCAGCTTGACCAGGGTGGACTTGCCAGCGCCGGTCGCGCCGACCAGGGCGATGGTCTCGCCGGGACGCACGGTCAGCGAGATATCGCTCAACGCGGGCCGATCCGTGCCCGGATAGGTGAATCCGACGCCGCGCAGCTCCACCGCGCCACGAAGCCGGGCCGGCACCGCGCGCGGGTGGGTGGCCGGGGGCACCGAGGTGGGAGTGCGCAGCAGGTCGCCGATCCGGCGCAGGCCGACCTTGGCCTGCTGGTAGCCGTCGAAGACCCCGGACAGCTGCTGGATCGGGGCGAAGAACAGGCCGAGGTAGAGCAGGAAGGCCAGCAGCACGCCCGCGGTCAGCGAGCCGGTGGCCACCCGGTAGGCGCCCACCCCCAGCACCGCGGCCTGGGCCAGGTCGGAGAGCAGGGTGACGAACGGGAAGTAGGTCGCGATGTAGCGCTGGGCGCGCAGCCGGGACCGCCGGTAGGCGTCGCTGCGCTCGGCGAAGGCGGCCGCGGAGTGCTCCTCCCTGGTGAATGCCTGGGACACGCGCAGCCCGGAGACGTTCTCCTGCAGGTCGGCGTTGACCACCGAGACCCGTTCCCGCGCCTCGGCGTAGGCCTGCGAGGAGTACCGCCGGAAGATCACCGTGGCGCCCAGCAGGATGGGCAGCGCGGCCAGCGCGACCAGGGCCAGCGCCAGATCGGTGACCAGCAGGGCGACCGCGATGCCGCCGACGGTCAGCACACTGACCACCGCGGTGGCCAGTCCGGTCTGCAGGAACGTGGACAGCGCGTCCACGTCGGTGGTCATCCGGGTCATGATCCGCCCGGCCATCTCGCGCTCGTAGTAGTCCAGCCCGAGCCGTTGCAGCTGGCTGAAACTGCGCACCCGCAGCAGGTAGAGCACGCTCTCCCCGGCCCGCGCGGTGACCAGGGTCTGGGTGCTGACCGCGACCCAGCCCACGCCCAGGATCAGCACGCCGAGCAGCACCAGCCCGGCCAGCGCCCAGCCGGAGCGCCCGCCGACCCCGGCGTCCACGCCGTGCCGGAACAGGGTGGGCAGCGCGATCGAGGTGGCCGCGTCCACCGCCACGAAGGCCACCGCGAGCAGCAGCAGCGAGCGCACCGGGTCGAGCAGCCTGCGCAGCCGGAAGCCGGGGTCGGGCGCGCGGGCGTCGATGCCCGGCAGCTCCGGCTCGTCCCGCACCGGCGGCAGCTTGTCCACCTGGGCGAGCAGTTCGGGGGTCGGTTCCAGCGCACCCAGCGCGGCGCCGCGGCCGCCCCGGCCCGGTCGGCCACCGGCGGCGGCCTGGCGGGCCGCGGCGCCCGGCCGCCAGGTCTCGGCAGGCGGGTCCGGCCACAGCGCGGGGGTGATCCCGTCGGGGCCGGGCACCAGCCGCTCGGGCGGTTCGGCCTGGGCCTCCTCGATCACCTCGCCCGGACCGGCCAGCAGTGCCCGGAACAACGCGCACCGCTGCGTCAGCTCGGCCCTGGTGCCGACGTCGACCACCTTGCCGCCGTCGAGCACCGCGATCCGGTCGGCCAGCGCCAGGGTGGACCGGCGGTGCGCGATGAGCAGGGTGGTCCGGCTCGCGGTGACCGCGTGCAGGGTGGCGTGGATGGCGGCCTCGGTGGCCGGGTCCACCGCGGAGGTGGCGTCGTCCAGGATCAGCACCCTGGGGTCGGACAGCAGCGCGCGGGCCAGCGCGACCCGCTGCCGTTGTCCACCGGAAAGAGTGAGGCCGCGCTCGCCGACCACGGTGTCGTAGCCGTGCGGCAGCGCCTCGATGAACTCGTGCGCCTCCGCCGCCTTGGCCGCCGCCTCGACCTCGGCCTCGGTGGCCTCTGGCCTGCCGTAGGCGATGTTGGCGCGCACGCTGTCGGAGAACAGGAACGCCTCCTCGAACACCACCCCGATCGCCCCGCGTAACGCCGCGATCCGCAGCCCCCTGATGTCCGACCCGCCCAGCTTCACCGCGCCCGCGTGCACGTCGTAGAACCGGGGCAGCAGCAGGGACACGGTGGACTTGCCGGAGCCCGCGGTGCCGACCAGTGCCAGCGTCTCGCCCGGCGCCACCTGCAGGCTCACCCCGTCCAGCACCGGCTCACCCCGGCTGTAGCCGAACCGCACGTCCTCGAAGGAGACCGCCAGCGGTCCGTCCGGCAGCTCGGCCGCGTCCGGCGCGTCGGTGACCTCGGGCTGGGAGTCGATCAGGTCGTACACCCGCTCCACGCTGGCCCTGGCCAGCTGGCTGGTGATCAGCAGGCTGGACAGCATCCGGGCCGGGCCGATCAGGTTGGCCACGTAGGTGGCGAAGGCCAGGAAGGTGCCCAGGGTGACCTGCCCGTTGAGCGCGAGCACCCCGCCGAAGCCGAGCACGCCGACCTGGCCGAGCGCGGGCAGCGCGGCGAGCGTGGCGTTGGGCCGGGCGGTCAGCCGGGCCGCGCGCAGCCGCTCGCCGAAGAGCCGGGTGGCCGCCGCCTCCAGCCTGCCGATCTCCCTGGCCTCCTGGCCGAAGCCCTTGACCACCCTGACCCCGGTGACCGTCTCCTCCACGTGCTGGGCCACGTCCGCGGCCCGCTGCTGGGCCGACCAGGTGGCCGGGAACAGCACGCCGCGGCTGCGCAGCACGGTCACGAAGACCATCGGCACCACCAGCAGCGCGACCAGGGTGAGCAGCGGGGACAGCCACAGCATCGCGGCCAGCGCGATCACCGCGAAGACCACCTGCCCGATGGCCAGCGGCACCATCGAGAGCAGCGAGTAGACCAGCTGCAGGTCGGTGATCGCCCTGGAGACCACCTGCCCGGTGCGCAGCGAGTCCTGGGTGCCGCCGTCCAGCCGCTGCACCGAGGCGAACACCGAGCGCCGCAGGTCGTGCTGCACGTCCAGGGCCAGCCGTCCGCCCAGGTAGCGGCGCACGAAGCCGGTGCCGAAGGACAGCAGCGCCAGCGCGCCCAGCCCGGCCACGATCCAGCCCAGCCACTCGGTGCTGCCGGCCACCGCGTCGTCCACCGCCCGCGCCAGCAGCAGCGGCGCGACGGCCTGCAGGCCCACCCCGACCACCGCGGCCAGCACCGCGGCCAGCACGATCCTCGGGTGCGCCCAGCAGGCGCGGCTCAGCTTGCGGATCCAGCCGGGGCCCGCGGGTTCCCGCGCGGTGGTGGTCGGTTCGGGCACCCCTTCACGCTAGTCCGGGGTGCCGACACCTTTTTCGCTCAGGCGATGTCCCGCCGCTG contains:
- a CDS encoding FAD-binding oxidoreductase, with the translated sequence MLTFEPHSPGYDTERAAFQTNSGYRPALVVGATSAADVRAAVRLAAERNLPVAVQSTGHGLAPTGEPGVLITTHRMRELAIDPIERTARVAAGVRWGEVLDAAAPHGLVPLLGSAPHVGVPGYTVGGGLSLFGRAFGWAADRVRELEVVTADGELQRAVPGSDLYWALLGGGANLGIVTELTFELVPMPELWAGGLFFDADLIPEALRTWTEWTPTVPDTLTSSIAVIPYPDFPGVPDLLRGRRVAHIRITQAGPAADALVTPLRALGPFLDTLGPMKLTEVGTIYSDPTTPAPYYSTNRLLRDADALTTRRLLAHTPAGPHITELRHLGGALASPAPNAVGGRDAKYLATITTLRPEQATAAAHEALFAALAPWTSGGRFRNFLTDPAQARYPRRLHELKARLDPAGRFGLLPGTTTVACTTQGNHHGR
- a CDS encoding helix-turn-helix transcriptional regulator is translated as MSPLARVMRLLSLLQARREWSGAELAQRLAVTDRTVRRDVEKLRELGYPVHASTGTAGGYRLVSGRNMPPLALDEEEAVAVAAGLLTAAGSGVGGVAETAVRALAKLSQILPSRLRHRVAVLAQATESVPAVSGAQVDPAVLAVLGAAVRDGELLGFGYRRRDGSAGDRRVEPHRLVTAYRLWYLLAYDPERADWRTFRVDRITDPRPTGRRFPPRELPAADTGAYLDRVLATTPYRHRAVVRIAAPPREVLGWVFRLLPARVTEAEGGSEVLLSADQPREVARDVLSLAALGAGLEIVEADELVRAELGAARDRLG
- a CDS encoding DUF6104 family protein, giving the protein MYFTDRGIEELEQRRGEEEVTLAWVADKLRAFVDANPDFETTIERLATFLARDDADDLDD
- a CDS encoding multifunctional oxoglutarate decarboxylase/oxoglutarate dehydrogenase thiamine pyrophosphate-binding subunit/dihydrolipoyllysine-residue succinyltransferase subunit, whose product is MSSSSPASQFGPNEWLVEEMYENFLADPTSVDPAWHDFFADYKPTQKSADTGETAAQSAAASTVTTTQAAPPKAPETNTNGQAPAAAPKAVTPAKAKPTPSAAATATPVKQPAGPGERKPLRGAAAAIARNMEQSLTVPTATSVRSVPAKLLADNRIVINNHLKRTRGGKVSFTHLIGYAIVRALESYPNMNRFFAETDGKPTIGTPEHVNLGLAIDLPGKDGARTLVVASIKSCESMSFLQFWQAYEDLIRKARGGKLGNDDFTGTTISLTNPGTIGTNHSVPRLTAGQGAIIGVGAMEYPAEFQGASEKALIKMGISKIITLTSTYDHRIIQGAESGEFLRRIHQLLLGEDGFYDSIFASLRIPYEPIRWVADIPDGAVDKTARVLELIDAFRSRGHLMADTDPLNYRQRRHPDLDVLSHGLTLWDLDREFAVGGFAAQERMKLRDVLGVLRNSYCRTVGIEYTHILGPAERKWLQERIEVPHSKPDQAEQIYILSKLNAAEAFETFLQTKYVGQKRFSLEGGETVIPLLDAVLDKAAEYDLDEVVIGMPHRGRLNVLANIVGKPISQIFREFEGNLDPGQAHGSGDVKYHLGAEGKYFRMFGDGEVKVSLTCNPSHLEAVDPVLEGIVRAKQDILDKGAEGFTVVPVMLHGDAAFAGQGVVAETLNLALLRGYRTGGTVHVVVNNQVGFTTAPEYSRSSQYCTDVAKMIEAPVFHVNGDDPEACVWVAKLAMEYRRAFGKDVVIDMICYRRRGHNEGDDPSMTQPAMYDLIDTKRSVRKTYTEALIGRGDISVEEAESALKDFGSQLEHVFNEVRELEKHPAVVSPSVEAEQVIPTKLKTAISLETLTHIADAHVNLPEGFSPHPRVKPVLERRAKMAREGGIDWAFAELLAFGSLVMEQRRVRLAGQDSRRGTFVQRHSVLIDRKTGKEYTPLQNLSDDQAKFLVYDSALSEFAALGFEYGYSVANPDALVLWEAQFGDFVNGAQPIIDEFISSGEAKWGQRSDVVLLLPHGHEGQGPDHTSGRIERFLQLCAEGSMTVAVPSTPASYFHLLRRHALDGINRPLVVFTPKSMLRLKTATSPVEDFTESKFHSVLADPLVADANKVDRVLLCSGKISYELNAERQKRGADNVAIVRIEQLYPVPHKKLALVLDKYPNAKDVRWVQEEPANQGAWPFLGLSLPELLPERLAGLKRVSRRAMAAPSAGSSKVHEVEQAALIAKAFD
- a CDS encoding ABC transporter ATP-binding protein, producing the protein MPEPTTTAREPAGPGWIRKLSRACWAHPRIVLAAVLAAVVGVGLQAVAPLLLARAVDDAVAGSTEWLGWIVAGLGALALLSFGTGFVRRYLGGRLALDVQHDLRRSVFASVQRLDGGTQDSLRTGQVVSRAITDLQLVYSLLSMVPLAIGQVVFAVIALAAMLWLSPLLTLVALLVVPMVFVTVLRSRGVLFPATWSAQQRAADVAQHVEETVTGVRVVKGFGQEAREIGRLEAAATRLFGERLRAARLTARPNATLAALPALGQVGVLGFGGVLALNGQVTLGTFLAFATYVANLIGPARMLSSLLITSQLARASVERVYDLIDSQPEVTDAPDAAELPDGPLAVSFEDVRFGYSRGEPVLDGVSLQVAPGETLALVGTAGSGKSTVSLLLPRFYDVHAGAVKLGGSDIRGLRIAALRGAIGVVFEEAFLFSDSVRANIAYGRPEATEAEVEAAAKAAEAHEFIEALPHGYDTVVGERGLTLSGGQRQRVALARALLSDPRVLILDDATSAVDPATEAAIHATLHAVTASRTTLLIAHRRSTLALADRIAVLDGGKVVDVGTRAELTQRCALFRALLAGPGEVIEEAQAEPPERLVPGPDGITPALWPDPPAETWRPGAAARQAAAGGRPGRGGRGAALGALEPTPELLAQVDKLPPVRDEPELPGIDARAPDPGFRLRRLLDPVRSLLLLAVAFVAVDAATSIALPTLFRHGVDAGVGGRSGWALAGLVLLGVLILGVGWVAVSTQTLVTARAGESVLYLLRVRSFSQLQRLGLDYYEREMAGRIMTRMTTDVDALSTFLQTGLATAVVSVLTVGGIAVALLVTDLALALVALAALPILLGATVIFRRYSSQAYAEARERVSVVNADLQENVSGLRVSQAFTREEHSAAAFAERSDAYRRSRLRAQRYIATYFPFVTLLSDLAQAAVLGVGAYRVATGSLTAGVLLAFLLYLGLFFAPIQQLSGVFDGYQQAKVGLRRIGDLLRTPTSVPPATHPRAVPARLRGAVELRGVGFTYPGTDRPALSDISLTVRPGETIALVGATGAGKSTLVKLIARFYDATQGAVLVDGVDIRAYDLPGYRGRLGVVPQEAHLFTGDVAGNIGYGRTESTPADLEAAARSVGALPMIAGLRAGFRQPVGERGQGLSAGQRQLVALARARLVDPDLLLLDEATAALDPATEAAVLDASDRLSGERTTFVVAHRLATAARADRIVVLANGRIEEEGTHTQLLAMGGAYTRLWTAGSLDAA